In bacterium, one genomic interval encodes:
- a CDS encoding class I SAM-dependent methyltransferase: MDFSTPDVLDSPRFSRALEVVESVMPVPSSATLVEFLELIVRWNRRINLVSRTSDPADLLADALVDAAALTRIIEAGYGTERSERSELCPGQTELRPRRTELCPRQTVADLGAGAGLVSVALALLAPGLDLVLVESNTRKAGFLRRVAALLADRGTGGFEVENARLEELEEGPRRHRLWRAAFSRAVWPPEEGWRKAAPHLTTGGLYIALTGPGTTAPEGWSRANYAELFPHPEDYSPRRLLWRSK, from the coding sequence GTGGACTTTTCGACCCCAGATGTGCTAGACTCGCCGCGTTTCAGCCGCGCCCTCGAGGTTGTCGAGAGCGTGATGCCCGTTCCTTCGTCGGCGACACTCGTTGAATTCCTGGAACTCATCGTCCGGTGGAACCGCCGGATCAATCTGGTCTCCCGCACAAGCGATCCCGCTGATCTCCTCGCCGACGCCCTGGTTGACGCCGCCGCGCTGACCCGGATTATAGAGGCCGGCTACGGAACCGAGCGAAGCGAGCGAAGCGAGCTATGCCCCGGGCAAACCGAGCTACGCCCCCGGCGAACCGAGTTATGCCCCCGGCAAACGGTGGCTGACCTCGGAGCCGGGGCCGGACTCGTATCCGTTGCCCTCGCCCTCCTGGCACCCGGTTTAGACCTGGTGCTGGTCGAGTCCAACACGCGCAAGGCCGGCTTCCTGCGACGGGTGGCGGCGCTCCTGGCCGACCGGGGGACCGGCGGCTTCGAGGTCGAGAACGCCCGTCTGGAGGAACTCGAGGAAGGTCCGCGTAGACATCGTCTCTGGCGGGCCGCCTTCTCCCGGGCCGTCTGGCCTCCCGAGGAGGGGTGGAGGAAGGCGGCTCCCCATCTGACGACGGGGGGCCTCTACATCGCCCTCACCGGACCGGGCACGACCGCGCCCGAGGGGTGGAGCCGGGCGAACTACGCCGAGCTCTTCCCCCATCCCGAGGATTACAGCCCGCGCAGACTCCTGTGGCGGAGTAAATGA
- a CDS encoding M23 family metallopeptidase, producing MAEERRAEAERILTSAVPYVPGEEPEALDLSERLKGTFPTGPAARLTEGRTSELAAYVARAAVQGLSTPQGWPLRGWITRGFVPAGDDKHAGIDLACDEGRQVSATAAGVVVFAGEDRHYGLKVVISHDSGYTTTYGHNSKLLVKVGDKVVRGQHIALSGNTGASTSPHLHYEIRRDDIPIDPTPFLEE from the coding sequence ATGGCCGAGGAGCGGCGGGCGGAGGCGGAGAGGATACTCACCTCGGCGGTGCCTTACGTGCCCGGCGAGGAGCCGGAAGCGCTCGATCTCTCCGAGAGACTCAAGGGCACATTCCCGACCGGTCCGGCGGCGCGGCTCACCGAAGGGAGGACCAGCGAACTGGCGGCTTACGTGGCCCGGGCGGCGGTACAGGGGCTGTCCACGCCCCAGGGCTGGCCGCTGCGGGGCTGGATAACGCGGGGATTCGTTCCCGCCGGGGATGACAAGCACGCCGGAATAGACCTCGCCTGCGACGAGGGGAGACAGGTCTCCGCCACGGCGGCCGGAGTGGTCGTCTTCGCCGGAGAGGACAGGCATTACGGACTGAAGGTCGTCATCAGCCACGACTCCGGGTACACCACCACCTACGGCCACAACTCCAAGCTCCTGGTCAAGGTCGGAGATAAGGTTGTGAGGGGTCAGCACATTGCGCTCTCCGGAAATACAGGAGCCAGCACGAGCCCCCACCTGCACTACGAGATACGGCGGGACGACATCCCCATAGATCCCACGCCGTTTTTAGAGGAATAG
- a CDS encoding MATE family efflux transporter: MVREENLILDARHLNGNILRLALPAVGEMVLQTMVGVVDTIMIGQALGKNGVASVALGGGVVWPVLFLLTSVGVGTTAVVARLWGRRDRDGARFIGGQSMLVALGFGLFLSVIGPFLLPLLLSLYKAEPSVMADAASYMRILCYAGLPWVVTMVGASVMRGFGDNVRPLVITLIANLLNVAFNYVFIYGLGPIEPMGVAGAALGSSLSMTVAGVATVVILYFGFTKERLKVTETVRPDWSAVRRIFHVGTPAMFEQGVFRVGQMVSVWIVSQLGTVALAANQVGIQVESLSFMPGWGLALASTTLVGQYLGAGEPELAEKAGWRSVIVAMVLMGAMGVVFALFARDLVGVFIDESATGFKLLHTGAAAMVHSGQGWFEKVPALFPPAPSGQVLSTGAMLITIAALEQPALAIMTTLTGGLRGAGDTRWTLALAAIGFWGLRIPFSLLAVYVFKWGIVGFWALSVLAFYIRAGLSYWRFAGGKWKRLKV, from the coding sequence GGGAGATGGTCCTGCAGACCATGGTGGGCGTCGTTGACACCATCATGATCGGCCAGGCGCTTGGGAAGAACGGCGTGGCGTCGGTGGCCCTCGGCGGCGGCGTGGTCTGGCCGGTTCTCTTCCTCCTGACCAGTGTTGGGGTGGGGACCACGGCGGTGGTGGCGCGCCTGTGGGGCCGTCGCGACCGTGACGGGGCGCGGTTCATCGGCGGCCAGTCCATGCTTGTGGCCCTCGGCTTCGGCCTCTTCCTCTCCGTGATAGGCCCCTTCCTCCTCCCCCTGCTTCTCTCGCTCTACAAGGCCGAGCCGTCGGTGATGGCCGACGCCGCCTCGTACATGCGCATCCTGTGCTACGCCGGCCTGCCGTGGGTGGTGACCATGGTGGGCGCGTCGGTGATGCGCGGCTTCGGCGACAACGTCCGGCCCCTGGTCATCACCCTCATCGCCAACCTCTTGAACGTCGCCTTCAACTACGTCTTCATCTACGGCCTCGGTCCCATCGAGCCCATGGGGGTCGCCGGGGCCGCCCTCGGCTCCTCGCTCTCCATGACCGTCGCCGGGGTCGCCACGGTGGTCATCCTCTACTTCGGGTTCACCAAGGAGCGGCTGAAGGTCACCGAAACGGTGCGACCGGACTGGTCCGCCGTCCGCCGCATCTTCCACGTCGGCACGCCGGCCATGTTCGAGCAGGGCGTTTTCCGCGTGGGGCAGATGGTCTCCGTCTGGATCGTGAGCCAGTTGGGGACGGTGGCTCTGGCGGCCAACCAGGTCGGCATCCAGGTGGAGAGCCTTTCCTTCATGCCGGGCTGGGGGCTGGCGCTGGCCTCCACGACCCTGGTGGGGCAGTACCTGGGCGCGGGGGAGCCGGAGCTGGCGGAGAAGGCGGGCTGGCGTTCGGTCATCGTCGCCATGGTCCTCATGGGCGCGATGGGGGTGGTCTTCGCGCTCTTCGCCCGCGACCTTGTGGGGGTCTTCATAGACGAGAGCGCGACCGGGTTCAAGCTCTTGCACACCGGCGCCGCGGCCATGGTGCACTCCGGGCAGGGCTGGTTCGAGAAGGTGCCCGCCCTCTTCCCACCGGCGCCTTCGGGCCAGGTGCTTTCCACCGGCGCGATGCTCATCACCATCGCCGCCCTCGAGCAGCCGGCGCTGGCCATCATGACGACCCTGACCGGCGGCCTGCGCGGGGCGGGCGACACGCGCTGGACCCTGGCCTTGGCCGCCATCGGCTTCTGGGGGCTGCGTATCCCCTTCTCCCTTCTGGCCGTGTACGTGTTCAAGTGGGGGATCGTCGGGTTCTGGGCCCTGTCGGTACTGGCGTTCTACATCCGCGCCGGGCTGTCCTATTGGCGGTTTGCCGGCGGCAAATGGAAGCGGTTGAAGGTGTGA
- a CDS encoding ParB/RepB/Spo0J family partition protein — MSPRDPRRGLARGLDDLLGNLADTTPGRRAVPAEGEVELDRIEPNPLQPRRYFPPESLEGLAASIRAQGILQPILVRPKAGEEGRYQVIAGERRLRAAKMAGLERVPIIVRAVDDRNALTLTLLENLQREDLRPIELAQGLKELIERFGLTQAELGRGLGVSREQVSNTLRLLKLPEKVRELLDAGLITPGHGRLLASLEPPEVAQALGELVVERDLTVRELEMLIADQAAAEPSEPSEASYAPGETPTEPGSGEGGTRGLNPLSKTRRETKRDPDLVLFEEELQRRIGTQVKIRHLKTGRGRIIIEYYSPDELAGIIEKLTGRSPG, encoded by the coding sequence ATGAGCCCCCGGGATCCCAGGCGCGGGCTGGCCCGCGGGCTGGACGACCTCCTGGGCAACCTGGCCGATACGACCCCGGGACGGCGAGCCGTGCCGGCCGAGGGGGAGGTTGAGCTCGACCGTATCGAGCCGAATCCCCTCCAGCCGCGCCGGTACTTCCCCCCCGAGAGCCTGGAGGGGCTGGCGGCCTCTATCCGAGCCCAGGGCATCCTCCAGCCGATTTTGGTCCGGCCAAAGGCCGGTGAGGAGGGCCGTTATCAGGTCATCGCCGGCGAGAGGCGCCTGAGAGCCGCCAAGATGGCCGGGCTCGAGCGGGTTCCGATCATCGTCCGCGCCGTGGACGATCGCAACGCGCTCACCCTGACTCTGTTGGAGAACCTCCAGCGGGAGGACCTGCGGCCCATCGAGCTGGCCCAGGGGTTGAAGGAGCTGATCGAGCGGTTCGGCCTCACCCAGGCCGAGTTGGGGCGGGGGCTCGGTGTCTCCCGGGAGCAAGTCTCCAACACCCTGAGACTTTTAAAGCTGCCGGAGAAGGTCCGGGAATTACTGGACGCGGGGCTCATCACCCCGGGGCACGGGAGGCTCCTGGCCTCCCTGGAACCCCCCGAGGTGGCGCAGGCCCTGGGTGAGCTGGTCGTGGAAAGGGACCTGACGGTCCGCGAACTGGAGATGCTCATCGCCGATCAGGCGGCGGCCGAACCGAGCGAACCGAGCGAAGCGAGCTACGCCCCCGGCGAAACCCCGACCGAGCCCGGAAGCGGGGAAGGTGGAACAAGGGGTTTAAACCCCTTGTCTAAGACCCGGCGGGAAACTAAGAGGGACCCCGACCTCGTCCTCTTCGAGGAAGAGCTGCAGCGCCGGATCGGCACACAGGTGAAAATTCGCCACCTCAAGACGGGGCGCGGGCGGATAATCATCGAGTACTACTCCCCCGACGAGCTGGCGGGGATCATCGAAAAGCTGACCGGCCGGTCCCCCGGCTAA
- a CDS encoding polymer-forming cytoskeletal protein gives MTKEEKKFDRGSSGVHSIVGEGTIFEGNISVQGSLRIDGIFKGTIKCDAFYVGRSAEVTAEVEANRSVIGGKIHGNLVSPMSAEIEETAEIIGDVRTESLTIAEKAIVHGFIDMGKSEGYKNRLASLVNLAKPGGGGGEKGKVEPKPEPRPESNFPHRPPEQKR, from the coding sequence ATGACCAAAGAAGAGAAAAAGTTCGACCGCGGATCCTCCGGCGTGCACTCCATCGTCGGCGAGGGCACCATCTTCGAGGGCAACATCTCCGTCCAGGGCAGCCTCCGCATTGACGGCATCTTCAAGGGCACCATCAAGTGCGACGCCTTCTACGTGGGCCGCTCCGCCGAGGTCACGGCCGAGGTGGAGGCCAACCGCAGCGTCATCGGTGGGAAGATCCACGGCAACCTCGTCTCGCCCATGTCCGCCGAGATCGAGGAGACCGCCGAGATAATCGGCGACGTTCGCACCGAGTCGCTGACCATCGCGGAGAAGGCTATCGTCCATGGTTTCATAGACATGGGCAAGTCCGAGGGGTACAAGAACCGCCTCGCTTCTCTGGTCAACCTGGCGAAACCGGGTGGCGGCGGCGGAGAGAAGGGCAAGGTCGAACCGAAGCCGGAGCCCAGGCCCGAGTCGAACTTCCCCCACCGGCCGCCTGAGCAGAAAAGGTAG
- a CDS encoding ParA family protein gives MSRRIAIANQKGGVGKTTTAINLGASLAAAGRRVLIVDVDPQGNAASGLGVFERDSRPTVLDALLNRVDLEETIRPTDSEYLFISPSVPEMIGLERDLLHAKDAPYRLSKAVNRLTNFDFVIFDCPPSLGILTLNALLAAQSILIPVQAEYYALEGLTQLLRAVEYVQKRLGHPLEIEGFLLTMGDSRTRLSTDVEAEVRRHFKDKVYQTVIPRNVRLSEAPSRGMPVIEYALASKGAQSYIALAQELMLQPTGAR, from the coding sequence ATGAGCCGACGGATAGCCATCGCCAACCAGAAGGGCGGTGTGGGCAAAACCACCACCGCCATCAACCTCGGGGCCTCCCTGGCCGCCGCGGGACGGCGCGTGCTCATCGTGGACGTTGACCCCCAGGGGAACGCCGCCTCGGGGCTGGGCGTATTCGAGAGGGATTCCAGGCCCACCGTTCTCGACGCTCTTCTAAACCGTGTCGACCTGGAGGAGACGATCCGGCCCACAGACTCCGAATACCTCTTCATCTCCCCCAGCGTCCCCGAGATGATCGGCCTCGAGCGCGACCTCTTGCACGCGAAAGACGCGCCCTACCGGCTCTCCAAAGCGGTGAACCGGCTCACAAATTTCGACTTCGTTATCTTCGACTGCCCCCCGTCCCTGGGCATTCTGACCCTCAACGCCCTGTTGGCGGCGCAGAGCATCCTTATCCCGGTCCAGGCCGAGTACTACGCCCTGGAGGGCCTGACCCAGCTCCTGCGGGCGGTGGAGTACGTTCAGAAGCGCCTCGGCCACCCCCTGGAGATAGAGGGCTTTTTGCTGACGATGGGGGATTCGAGAACCCGCCTCTCCACCGATGTGGAGGCCGAGGTTCGCCGGCACTTCAAGGACAAGGTTTACCAGACCGTAATCCCGCGCAACGTGCGGCTTTCCGAGGCGCCGAGCCGCGGGATGCCGGTCATCGAGTACGCCCTCGCCAGCAAGGGGGCCCAGAGCTACATCGCGCTGGCCCAGGAGCTGATGCTTCAACCGACAGGGGCGCGATGA